A genomic region of Polynucleobacter necessarius contains the following coding sequences:
- a CDS encoding sulfurtransferase: MKSILNIAAYLFVSLDGLPELRAKMLDECNSRQLKGTILLTGEGINMFLAGKTVELRGFLGWLRLDPRFKPLQAKESWSDEQPFKKMLIKLKNEIIRMNHPAIRPEKGRANFIAPKKLQGWLDRGTDDLGRPVVMVDTRNAFEVDYGTFENALHFNIEKFTEFPAAISAHKDELADKTLVSFCTGGIRCEKSGLYMREIGMQHSYQLEGGILKYFEEVGSAHYKGSCFVFDEREALEPNLDEIPVEISVRKKLKAEKSS, from the coding sequence ATGAAGTCTATTTTAAATATTGCCGCCTATTTATTCGTCAGTCTTGATGGTCTGCCGGAGTTGCGCGCCAAGATGCTAGACGAATGTAATAGTCGCCAATTAAAGGGGACCATTCTGCTCACTGGTGAAGGCATCAACATGTTTCTCGCAGGCAAAACCGTTGAACTGCGCGGATTTTTAGGCTGGCTTCGCTTAGATCCTCGCTTTAAACCACTCCAAGCAAAAGAGAGTTGGTCGGATGAGCAGCCATTCAAAAAGATGCTCATCAAACTCAAAAATGAAATTATTCGGATGAATCATCCGGCCATTCGCCCCGAAAAAGGTCGCGCGAATTTCATTGCTCCAAAAAAATTACAAGGGTGGCTTGACCGCGGTACAGACGACCTGGGACGCCCGGTGGTCATGGTTGATACACGAAATGCCTTTGAAGTCGATTACGGAACTTTTGAAAACGCCCTTCACTTCAATATTGAAAAGTTCACAGAATTTCCAGCAGCTATCTCCGCCCACAAAGATGAATTAGCAGACAAAACTCTAGTGAGTTTTTGCACTGGTGGCATTCGCTGTGAAAAGTCTGGTCTCTATATGCGAGAAATTGGCATGCAACATAGCTACCAATTAGAAGGTGGAATTTTGAAATACTTTGAGGAAGTAGGCTCTGCGCACTACAAAGGCAGTTGCTTTGTCTTTGACGAGCGCGAAGCATTAGAGCCCAATCTAGATGAGATTCCCGTAGAAATTTCTGTACGGAAAAAACTGAAGGCGGAAAAATCCAGCTAA